The following proteins are encoded in a genomic region of Triticum dicoccoides isolate Atlit2015 ecotype Zavitan chromosome 1B, WEW_v2.0, whole genome shotgun sequence:
- the LOC119306134 gene encoding expansin-B2-like, with translation MAGVSTNAVALVALVFVLLTYGCCAQSPLNYTGSLAKASKASWSWLPAKATWYGAPTGAGPDDNGGACGYKHTNQYPFMSMTSCGNEPLFKDGMGCGACYRIRCVNNKACSGKPETVMITDMNYYPVAKYHFDLSGTAFGAMAKPGQNDKLRHAGIIDIQFQRVPCNHLGLNMNFHVERGSNPNYLAVLVEFANREGTVVQMDIMESRNGRPTGYWTAMRHSWGAIWRMDSSRRLQGPFSLRIRSESGKTLVAKQVIPANWKPDTNYRSNVQFR, from the exons ATGGCTGGGGTCTCTACCAATGCAGTTGCACTCGTCGCACTCGTCTTCGTTCTTCTCACATATGGCTGCTGCGCCCAGTCGCCGCTCAACTACACCGGCTCCTTGGCTAAAGCCTCCAAGGCTAGCTGGTCATGGCTCCCTGCCAAGGCCACATGGTACGGCGCGCCTACTGGTGCCGGTCCCGATGACAACG GTGGTGCTTGCGGCTACAAGCACACTAACCAGTACCCGTTCATGTCCATGACTTCCTGCGGCAACGAACCCCTGTTCAAGGACGGCATGGGCTGCGGCGCCTGCTACCGG ATACGATGCGTCAATAACAAGGCCTGCTCCGGCAAGCCGGAGACGGTCATGATCACCGACATGAACTACTACCCAGTCGCCAAGTACCATTTCGACCTCAGCGGCACGGCGTTCGGCGCCATGGCGAAGCCTGGCCAGAACGACAAGCTCCGCCACGCCGGCATTATCGACATCCAGTTCCAAAG GGTGCCATGCAATCATCTGGGATTGAACATGAACTTCCACGTCGAGCGGGGCTCCAACCCCAACTACCTCGCCGTGCTGGTGGAGTTCGCGAACCGGGAGGGCACCGTGGTGCAGATGGACATCATGGAGTCAAGGAACGGCCGCCCGACGGGGTACTGGACGGCGATGCGCCATTCGTGGGGCGCCATCTGGCGGATGGACTCCAGCCGCCGGCTGCAGGGCCCCTTCTCTCTCCGCATCCGCAGCGAATCCGGCAAGACGCTGGTGGCCAAACAAGTCATCCCGGCCAACTGGAAGCCCGACACAAACTACCGTTCCAACGTCCAGTTCCGTTGA